The sequence CTTCACTTTCTCCTTCGCTTTGTGACACCGGCCGGGCCATCCGGCGGTGCGATAGATGCAGCCTCATCAGTTTCAAGGAGACCGCGACATGGCCAAGTACCGCATCGCCTGGTTGCCCGGGGACGGCGTGGGCAACGACGTGATGGACGCCACCCGGCCCGTCCTCCAGGCCCTGGGCTTCGAGGCAGAATACATCCACGGGGACATCGGCTGGGAGTTCTGGTGCCGGGAGGGCAACCCCCTGCCCGACCGCACGCTGGAGGTGCTGCGCTCCACCGACGCCGCCCTCTTCGGGGCCATCACCTCCAAGCCCAAGGAGGAGGCGGTGGAGGAGCTGGCGTCGGAACTGCGCGGCAAGGGCTACGACTACTTCAGCCCCATCGTCCGCCTGCGCCAGGAGTTCAACCTCCACACCAACCTGCGTCCCTGCAAGGCCTATCCGGGCAATCCGCTCAACTACAAGGAAGGCATCGACCTGGTGATCTTCCGCGAGAACACGGAAGGCAGCTACGGCGGCGTGGAGTTCCATCCGCTGCCCCAGCAGGTCTACGATGCGCTCTGCCTCAACCCGAAAATGAAGAAGTTCGGCGCCTTCGACCTGGCGGACATCGCCCTCTCCACGCGCATCATGACGCGGCAGGGTTGCCGGCGCATCGTCAAAGCCGCCTTCGACTACGCCCGCACGTACGGCCGCAAGAGCGTGACCGTCGTCGAGAAGCCCAACGTCCTGCGCGAGACGGGCGGCCTCATGATCCGCGAGGCCCGCAAGGTGGCGGCCGACTACCCGGAGATCCAGCTCTGGGAGACCAACATCGACGCGCAGTGCATGTGGCTGCTGAAGAATCCCTTCGACTATGACGTGCTGGTGGCCGAGAACATGTTCGGCGACATCATCAGCGACCTGGGCGCCCAACTGGTGGGCGGCCTGGGCTTTGCCGCCAGCGGCAACATCGGCGACAACTACGCCGTCTTCGAGCCCACCCACGGCAGCGCCCCGAAGTATTTCGGGCAGAACAAGGTCAACCCCATGGCCATGTTCCTCACGGCCAAGATGATGCTGGAGTGGCTGGGCGAGAAGCCCATGGCCGACCGGCTGGAGGCCGCCATCGCCGCCGTGCTGAAGGAGGGGAAGGCCCGCACCTACGACATGGGCGGCACGACGGGGACGCAGGAGATGGGCGAGGCCGTCATCGCCAAGCTGTAGGACCGGCGTGACACGGATCGACACGACATCCGAGGGGAGCGGAAGGCGGGGCAACCTCCTTCCGCTTCGTCTTTTCCTGGCCACCGCGCTGGCCGGTTGCGCCCTCTTCGAGCCCCGCGACAGCCAGCAGCCCGACGACGGCGACCACCTCGCCTGGCGGCCCCCCATCAGCCCCGACGCCGTGCTGGCCAACCTGGCCACGGTGGTGGCGGCCCTGGAGCCCGTTGTCTACGGGGAACTGCTGGCGGACAGCGGCTGGACGCGGCCTTTCCGTTTTGTGGCGGATCCGGCCGTGGCCGGCCAGGGCCTGAGCTGGGGTCTGGACGAGGAGCTGGCCGCCTGGCAGCGTTTCTGCGACCATTACGAGGCTCTCCAGGCGCGGCCCTCCCTGCACCTCCTGCGCACGGA is a genomic window of bacterium containing:
- a CDS encoding isocitrate/isopropylmalate dehydrogenase family protein, which encodes MAKYRIAWLPGDGVGNDVMDATRPVLQALGFEAEYIHGDIGWEFWCREGNPLPDRTLEVLRSTDAALFGAITSKPKEEAVEELASELRGKGYDYFSPIVRLRQEFNLHTNLRPCKAYPGNPLNYKEGIDLVIFRENTEGSYGGVEFHPLPQQVYDALCLNPKMKKFGAFDLADIALSTRIMTRQGCRRIVKAAFDYARTYGRKSVTVVEKPNVLRETGGLMIREARKVAADYPEIQLWETNIDAQCMWLLKNPFDYDVLVAENMFGDIISDLGAQLVGGLGFAASGNIGDNYAVFEPTHGSAPKYFGQNKVNPMAMFLTAKMMLEWLGEKPMADRLEAAIAAVLKEGKARTYDMGGTTGTQEMGEAVIAKL